In Methanobacterium aggregans, one DNA window encodes the following:
- a CDS encoding PhoH family protein, giving the protein MNTKKVMVFGTPGSSKGDALKKICSKLVETVSMEYGTAVIENTKIHFFSPAEDEKFRFMQDVLSKNLDGALIFLDSCQNMTENQIKSMKSVMGEAPYVIFTNHENSTPTNLSTSEGVPVIYTDEDVSSRVDTGIKKLLNMMSQLNGGADYQTHCKT; this is encoded by the coding sequence ATGAATACAAAAAAAGTGATGGTGTTTGGAACACCAGGTTCAAGTAAAGGAGATGCACTGAAGAAGATATGCAGTAAACTGGTAGAAACTGTTTCAATGGAATATGGAACTGCAGTTATTGAAAATACCAAAATCCACTTCTTCAGTCCAGCAGAGGATGAAAAATTCAGATTCATGCAGGATGTTCTGTCCAAAAATCTGGATGGTGCCCTGATATTTCTGGACAGCTGCCAAAATATGACTGAAAATCAAATAAAAAGCATGAAATCTGTGATGGGTGAAGCGCCCTACGTGATATTCACCAACCATGAAAACAGTACTCCCACCAACCTTAGCACATCTGAAGGTGTTCCTGTGATATACACAGATGAAGATGTATCTTCAAGGGTGGATACAGGCATAAAAAAACTTTTAAACATGATGTCACAGCTAAATGGAGGAGCTGATTATCAAACACACTGCAAAACATGA
- a CDS encoding zinc ribbon domain-containing protein, whose product MLKSKNELITDEKGGFFAFGPWWFVLLIMVIAFIASALSKNDVKENPPKKIYDYNPTKTLVNPLTLHIICPKCGNYNSESAKFCTGCGSTLVKNDHLYCSECGAINSLNAKFCQECGKELNFNQ is encoded by the coding sequence ATGTTAAAGAGCAAAAATGAATTAATAACTGATGAAAAAGGAGGATTTTTTGCTTTTGGACCATGGTGGTTTGTATTACTAATAATGGTAATCGCATTTATTGCTTCAGCATTAAGTAAAAATGATGTTAAAGAGAATCCTCCTAAGAAAATTTATGATTATAATCCAACTAAAACCTTAGTTAACCCTCTAACATTGCATATTATTTGTCCAAAGTGTGGAAATTATAATTCGGAATCTGCCAAATTTTGTACTGGATGTGGTAGTACTTTGGTTAAGAATGATCATTTATATTGTTCTGAATGTGGTGCAATAAACTCATTAAACGCTAAATTTTGTCAAGAATGTGGTAAAGAGTTGAATTTTAATCAGTAA
- a CDS encoding DUF2085 domain-containing protein, producing the protein MIIMRNFIICHRKPERTFKIRGHYFPVCSRCTGLYIGAFSYFIYAYFFYVEYSLSLIALAILMIIPTFTDGFTQLLGFRESNNILRFTTGLIGGLGLGILVKALKWGIIMGLRPL; encoded by the coding sequence ATGATCATAATGAGAAATTTTATTATTTGTCACAGAAAACCTGAGAGAACCTTTAAAATTAGGGGGCATTATTTCCCGGTTTGTTCAAGGTGTACTGGACTTTACATTGGTGCATTTTCATATTTCATTTATGCATATTTCTTTTACGTGGAGTACTCTTTATCATTAATTGCACTGGCAATTTTAATGATAATTCCAACCTTTACTGATGGATTTACTCAACTTTTAGGTTTTAGAGAGAGTAATAACATTTTAAGATTTACAACAGGATTGATAGGTGGGTTGGGGCTTGGAATTTTGGTTAAAGCCTTGAAATGGGGGATTATAATGGGTTTACGCCCTTTATAA
- a CDS encoding tetratricopeptide repeat protein yields MVNYTIEMIIGLFVITAAIFHPVNDLIDVLIPIILAGGAVKFIGAFFNWREIYHKNNYLITVNTALILILIYFYQSNAFSNIYLSGVNCLYLIALAFILISLMACYEFTGRMEKYHNVIEYNKLLKIDPTDVKIWNNRGIALEELSDFEGAVKSYEKAVEIDPSYVKAWYNGGNILSKMKRYQGAAEFYKRALEWDPENTKVWNNMGNNLISAKKYTESINSFDQVLKLDPNNFKATYNKGYALEMLDRYTGALECYNQVLELKPEDPESWYRKGVVLEELGEKHEASSCYDTALNLNPDFKDARHARNELQ; encoded by the coding sequence ATGGTGAATTATACAATAGAAATGATAATAGGATTGTTTGTGATTACAGCAGCTATCTTCCATCCTGTAAATGATTTAATTGATGTACTCATTCCCATAATCCTTGCTGGTGGGGCTGTAAAGTTTATAGGTGCTTTTTTCAATTGGAGGGAAATATACCATAAAAATAATTACCTAATAACGGTAAACACAGCTTTAATATTAATATTGATTTATTTCTATCAATCCAATGCATTTTCAAATATCTACCTCTCTGGTGTGAACTGCCTGTACCTCATAGCACTGGCTTTCATTTTAATATCACTTATGGCCTGCTATGAATTCACAGGGAGAATGGAGAAATACCATAATGTTATTGAGTACAACAAACTCCTGAAGATTGACCCAACAGATGTTAAAATATGGAACAACAGGGGAATAGCACTGGAGGAACTTTCAGATTTTGAGGGGGCAGTTAAATCCTATGAAAAAGCAGTTGAAATAGATCCAAGCTACGTCAAAGCATGGTACAACGGCGGAAATATTCTTTCAAAGATGAAAAGGTATCAAGGTGCAGCAGAATTCTACAAGAGGGCACTGGAATGGGATCCAGAAAACACCAAGGTATGGAACAACATGGGAAACAACCTAATTTCAGCTAAAAAGTACACGGAATCAATAAACTCCTTCGATCAGGTTTTAAAGTTGGATCCTAATAATTTCAAGGCCACCTACAACAAAGGATACGCCCTTGAAATGTTGGATAGGTATACTGGGGCACTGGAATGCTACAATCAGGTTCTGGAGTTGAAACCAGAGGATCCTGAAAGCTGGTACCGTAAAGGTGTGGTTCTGGAGGAGTTGGGTGAAAAACATGAAGCTTCCAGCTGTTATGACACAGCATTGAACCTGAACCCAGACTTCAAAGATGCAAGGCATGCAAGGAATGAACTTCAGTAG
- a CDS encoding GTPase domain-containing protein: protein MDVKRIALIGGAGSGKTTALENFCQSMMQKGKREQGTAFINGQKICCWSSSYPKTFTQLPVNMDGALVFLDSTKGVTEDDTKLMNYLEKRNIPHVILANKQDLTNRKLEVHSHAPTVPTVAMKTACMVGAVETLLKIISPYQYHQNKCALEVVTIKSSVN from the coding sequence ATGGATGTTAAAAGAATTGCCCTTATTGGGGGCGCGGGTTCAGGGAAAACAACAGCCCTGGAAAATTTTTGTCAGAGCATGATGCAGAAAGGAAAAAGGGAACAAGGAACAGCATTTATAAACGGGCAGAAAATATGCTGTTGGAGTTCATCCTACCCAAAAACATTCACACAACTTCCAGTGAATATGGATGGGGCACTGGTCTTCTTAGATAGTACAAAAGGCGTAACTGAAGACGATACAAAGTTGATGAACTATCTGGAAAAAAGAAACATCCCCCACGTGATCCTGGCAAACAAACAGGATTTAACAAACAGAAAATTAGAGGTTCATTCCCATGCTCCTACAGTACCAACAGTTGCCATGAAAACCGCGTGTATGGTTGGTGCAGTTGAAACACTCTTGAAAATAATATCACCCTACCAGTACCATCAGAACAAATGTGCACTGGAAGTTGTAACCATCAAATCGTCTGTAAATTAA
- a CDS encoding CcdC protein domain-containing protein, whose amino-acid sequence MTLVTGAAIYTSASSSITAFALVAAGLAVGMGMGIGIGSLMKVKVHEDGSMVLKGSILAVTVWIIIIAVKILGKDVLNGTGYINLSVLTSIFLTMTLGAMISRRAYVYMEYLRQKRVNLAQ is encoded by the coding sequence ATGACACTTGTAACAGGAGCAGCCATTTACACCAGCGCATCTTCAAGCATCACAGCCTTCGCACTTGTGGCCGCAGGTCTTGCAGTTGGGATGGGCATGGGAATAGGCATAGGTTCCCTTATGAAGGTAAAAGTCCATGAAGATGGATCCATGGTTCTCAAGGGATCCATTCTGGCTGTGACAGTATGGATCATCATAATAGCAGTTAAGATACTTGGAAAAGATGTTCTTAACGGAACTGGATACATAAACCTCAGTGTTTTAACATCCATCTTCTTAACCATGACCCTTGGTGCAATGATATCCAGACGTGCCTACGTTTACATGGAATATCTGAGGCAGAAGAGGGTAAATCTTGCCCAATAA
- a CDS encoding P-II family nitrogen regulator: protein MKEITAIIRPDRLEIVKAALEEIHCHGMTVAEVKGRGRQLGVTESYRGSDYRIDLLPKTRLEIIVSNEDVDKVVDTIVKTAQTGDIGDGKIFISPVENVVRIRTGESGDKAV from the coding sequence ATGAAAGAAATAACAGCAATAATACGACCGGACAGGTTAGAAATTGTGAAAGCAGCCCTTGAAGAAATTCACTGCCATGGAATGACCGTTGCAGAGGTAAAGGGTAGGGGAAGACAGTTAGGTGTGACTGAAAGTTACAGGGGAAGTGATTACAGGATAGACCTTCTTCCAAAAACCAGGCTGGAGATCATAGTAAGCAATGAAGATGTTGACAAGGTCGTTGACACCATCGTGAAAACAGCCCAGACAGGGGACATTGGAGACGGTAAGATATTCATATCCCCTGTTGAAAATGTTGTGAGAATCAGAACAGGAGAAAGTGGGGACAAAGCAGTTTAA
- a CDS encoding universal stress protein, which produces MGKRILVPTDGSEQAERAGEQAMAMAELEGAEIIVLYVIDTEYLRALPQDELINQIKAGLKVDGEKAVADFQKTLEERKCGGHCSNIQFRTMIKGGKPAEVILKTIEEEGIDQVVMGKSGKHGIERLVLGRTTERVVRRAKVSVEVVA; this is translated from the coding sequence GTGGGAAAAAGAATACTGGTACCTACAGATGGATCAGAACAGGCTGAAAGAGCTGGAGAACAGGCCATGGCCATGGCAGAATTAGAAGGTGCAGAGATCATTGTTTTGTACGTGATAGACACTGAATACTTGAGGGCCCTGCCCCAGGATGAACTCATAAACCAGATCAAAGCAGGTTTAAAGGTTGACGGTGAAAAGGCTGTTGCAGACTTCCAAAAAACCCTGGAAGAAAGAAAATGTGGTGGACACTGCAGCAATATCCAATTCCGAACCATGATAAAAGGAGGGAAACCTGCAGAGGTCATCCTCAAAACCATAGAAGAAGAGGGAATTGACCAGGTTGTAATGGGTAAATCAGGTAAACACGGAATTGAAAGACTCGTGCTTGGAAGGACAACCGAAAGGGTTGTAAGAAGGGCCAAAGTCTCAGTTGAAGTTGTGGCTTAA
- a CDS encoding ammonium transporter: MDPVLNSGDTAWMLVSTALVMLMTVPGVALFYGGMVKKENVLNTIFLSLIAFSITSVIWVVYGYPVAFGTDIMGIIGNPANLLMNGISVDALAPLAPTIPLLVYVAFQMTFAAITVALIAGAVVGRMKFSAWLAFVPLWITLVYVPIAHWVWGGGFLAQLGALDFAGGTVVHLNCGIAALALILLLGKRKDTRLLPHQLGYSVLGAALLWFGWFGFNAGSALTAGGLAGSAFIVTNTAAAAAMISWMMMDVIKTGKPTLLGAISGAIAGLVVITPAAGFVTVPASIIMGFATSIVSYLAVAYLKPKFGYDDALDVFGIHGISGAFGAVCTGIFAAPFVNSLGTGALYGNPGQIVTQIVAIAVVAAYCFVMTLIIGYAIKKTIGLRVDEKEEIEGLDTNLHEESGYRV; this comes from the coding sequence ATGGATCCAGTTCTTAACTCTGGTGACACCGCGTGGATGTTAGTGTCAACTGCACTGGTCATGTTAATGACAGTTCCTGGTGTGGCATTGTTCTACGGTGGTATGGTCAAAAAGGAAAATGTATTAAATACAATATTTTTATCACTCATAGCGTTCTCAATAACAAGTGTTATATGGGTTGTGTACGGTTATCCTGTTGCATTCGGTACAGATATAATGGGAATAATTGGTAATCCTGCCAATTTGTTGATGAACGGTATAAGTGTGGATGCACTGGCACCTCTGGCACCAACCATACCTTTACTGGTATACGTTGCCTTCCAGATGACCTTTGCAGCAATAACAGTTGCACTGATTGCAGGTGCAGTTGTTGGTAGAATGAAATTTTCAGCATGGCTCGCATTTGTGCCACTCTGGATCACCCTTGTTTACGTGCCTATAGCCCACTGGGTATGGGGTGGAGGATTTTTAGCTCAGCTCGGTGCACTTGACTTTGCAGGAGGTACAGTTGTTCACCTCAACTGTGGTATAGCAGCCCTTGCATTGATTCTCCTCTTAGGTAAAAGGAAAGACACAAGACTCTTACCTCACCAGCTCGGATACTCAGTACTGGGTGCAGCATTACTGTGGTTCGGTTGGTTCGGATTCAACGCAGGTTCAGCCCTTACAGCTGGAGGCCTTGCAGGTTCAGCATTTATTGTAACCAACACAGCAGCAGCAGCAGCCATGATCTCATGGATGATGATGGATGTAATCAAAACTGGTAAACCAACCTTACTCGGTGCAATATCAGGTGCAATTGCAGGACTCGTTGTTATAACCCCTGCAGCAGGTTTCGTAACAGTACCAGCATCAATAATTATGGGTTTCGCAACCTCAATCGTATCATACCTTGCAGTTGCATACCTCAAACCAAAATTCGGATACGACGATGCATTAGATGTTTTCGGTATACATGGTATCTCAGGTGCATTTGGAGCAGTATGTACAGGTATATTCGCAGCTCCATTCGTGAACTCACTGGGTACAGGTGCCCTCTACGGAAACCCAGGACAGATAGTGACTCAGATTGTAGCAATTGCAGTAGTTGCAGCCTACTGTTTCGTTATGACCCTTATAATAGGTTACGCAATCAAGAAAACAATAGGACTCAGGGTTGATGAGAAAGAAGAAATCGAAGGACTTGACACCAACCTGCATGAGGAATCAGGTTACAGGGTATAA
- a CDS encoding DUF4064 domain-containing protein produces the protein MKETSRTIELVLGMVGGIFGILGGIFAVMFGVFDSEITVLGVSAILASIFGIIGSVLVMKNPKVGGIVLIVSALWLLISISLFGILGAVLMGVGGLLAVVRK, from the coding sequence GTGAAGGAAACATCAAGGACGATTGAACTTGTCCTGGGAATGGTAGGTGGAATTTTTGGTATTTTGGGCGGAATATTTGCAGTGATGTTTGGAGTATTCGACTCTGAAATTACAGTTTTAGGAGTAAGCGCAATTTTAGCATCTATATTTGGCATAATAGGTTCTGTACTGGTAATGAAAAACCCAAAGGTAGGAGGAATAGTTCTGATTGTGAGTGCGCTCTGGCTCTTGATCAGCATATCCCTCTTCGGAATTCTCGGAGCGGTACTCATGGGTGTGGGCGGATTGCTCGCGGTAGTGAGGAAATGA
- a CDS encoding MBL fold metallo-hydrolase, translated as MYKKIMQNMYLLKTGKPSCQSYLLLSDEMNVLVDSGTKKHFNILKEDIEEIGIKADDLSLVINTHEHADHFGANKFLQKKVPILTHRYAATKIVSADDEVLLCRAHGHDPKGYHVHMWLENMNVIDTGNWFLKIFHTPGHTSGSLCIYEPRRRFLISGDTVFAQGTISDISSSGSYGEYINSLARLNTMKINLLLPGHGNISRNVEEDIENAIKNANINHEKFLKDKNRNLTC; from the coding sequence ATGTACAAAAAGATAATGCAGAATATGTACCTTTTAAAGACTGGTAAACCTAGTTGCCAGTCCTATCTTCTTTTGAGTGATGAAATGAATGTTCTTGTGGATTCAGGAACAAAAAAACACTTCAACATTTTAAAGGAAGACATAGAGGAAATTGGAATAAAAGCAGATGATCTGAGCCTTGTTATAAACACCCATGAACATGCGGATCACTTCGGAGCCAACAAATTTCTACAGAAGAAAGTTCCAATCTTGACCCACAGGTACGCAGCAACCAAGATAGTTTCTGCAGACGACGAAGTACTGCTCTGCCGTGCCCACGGACACGACCCCAAGGGCTACCACGTCCACATGTGGTTAGAGAACATGAATGTTATAGACACTGGAAACTGGTTTTTGAAGATATTCCACACTCCCGGGCACACATCAGGATCCCTATGTATCTACGAACCCAGAAGAAGATTTTTAATCTCAGGAGACACAGTTTTCGCCCAGGGAACAATATCCGATATATCAAGCTCTGGAAGCTATGGGGAGTACATAAATTCCCTTGCCAGGCTTAACACCATGAAGATCAATCTTCTGCTTCCAGGACATGGAAACATTTCAAGAAACGTTGAGGAAGACATTGAAAATGCCATAAAAAATGCAAACATAAATCATGAAAAGTTCCTAAAGGATAAAAACAGAAATTTAACGTGCTAA
- a CDS encoding Hsp20/alpha crystallin family protein: protein MRKTISDSKSLVEKMLEDTAKTIDSIKNDIEKTVVDYTFVPGKDIIETDDSIIVHIDIPGIKKKDIELKVTETKMKVTAKLEEEHAERSNYVTHHDRKAGFIRRSVRFPKKVMPEEAEAKYQNGVLTVEVPKLEKNEGLTVEIK, encoded by the coding sequence ATGAGAAAAACAATTTCAGATAGTAAGAGTTTGGTTGAGAAGATGCTGGAAGATACAGCTAAGACAATCGACAGCATCAAAAATGATATTGAAAAAACAGTAGTCGATTACACCTTCGTTCCTGGTAAGGACATAATAGAGACAGACGACAGCATTATAGTCCACATAGACATTCCAGGTATAAAGAAAAAAGATATAGAGCTGAAGGTAACTGAAACGAAAATGAAAGTTACAGCCAAGCTTGAAGAGGAACATGCAGAAAGAAGCAACTATGTAACACATCATGACAGAAAGGCAGGTTTCATCAGGAGAAGTGTCAGATTCCCTAAAAAAGTTATGCCTGAAGAAGCTGAAGCCAAATATCAAAACGGTGTTTTAACAGTGGAAGTTCCAAAGCTTGAAAAGAACGAAGGACTCACAGTGGAGATAAAATAA
- the nudC gene encoding NAD(+) diphosphatase produces the protein MKRETIYKRYEPSFTPKEKNSPSYWFVFNSDKLLINTENDFKIPFTENLNDFSLSPLREQYLGTLEGHPCYTAEVAPGTTAPDDMTFEDLRSIYEVLDEDIYLVAGRAIQVINWDKNHQFCGKCGAPTVTSEHEMSKICPECGFTSFTRLSPAVITAIVKDDKILLAKHSYGLKRYSLIAGFVEAGETLEEGVKREIAEEVGLKVKNIQYFGSQPWPFPHSLMVGFTAEYESGEINVDGNEITDAKWFDADEVPRMSSMISIASELIEWFVENYSD, from the coding sequence ATGAAGAGAGAAACCATCTACAAAAGATACGAACCTTCTTTCACACCCAAGGAAAAGAACAGTCCATCTTACTGGTTCGTTTTCAACTCTGATAAATTGCTCATAAACACTGAAAATGATTTTAAGATTCCTTTTACTGAAAATCTAAATGATTTTTCCCTTTCCCCACTTAGAGAACAATACCTGGGCACCCTCGAAGGCCATCCATGCTACACTGCCGAAGTTGCACCAGGAACCACAGCCCCAGATGACATGACTTTTGAAGACTTAAGATCCATCTACGAGGTTTTAGATGAAGATATTTACCTCGTGGCTGGTCGGGCCATTCAGGTTATAAACTGGGATAAAAATCATCAGTTCTGCGGTAAATGCGGGGCTCCAACCGTAACTTCAGAACATGAAATGTCCAAAATTTGCCCTGAATGTGGATTTACAAGCTTCACCCGTTTGTCCCCTGCAGTGATAACTGCAATTGTAAAGGACGATAAAATCCTCCTGGCCAAACATTCCTACGGCCTTAAAAGGTACAGCCTCATCGCGGGATTTGTAGAAGCTGGAGAAACCCTGGAAGAAGGTGTCAAGCGTGAAATTGCAGAGGAAGTGGGTTTGAAGGTTAAAAATATCCAATACTTCGGAAGCCAACCCTGGCCCTTTCCCCATTCATTGATGGTTGGTTTTACAGCAGAATATGAAAGCGGCGAGATAAATGTTGATGGGAACGAAATAACAGATGCTAAATGGTTTGATGCAGATGAGGTTCCGCGGATGTCCTCTATGATCAGTATTGCAAGTGAGCTTATTGAGTGGTTTGTTGAGAACTATTCAGACTGA
- the pdxS gene encoding pyridoxal 5'-phosphate synthase lyase subunit PdxS, which yields MLHGTEVIKKGFAKMTKGGVIMDVVNAEQAGVAEDAGAVSVMALERVPADIRAAGGVARMADPSKVQEIIDAVSIPVMAKARIGHFVEAQVLQSLGVDMIDESEVLTPADEKHHIDKTQFTIPFVCGARNLGEALRRINEGAAMIRTKGEAGTGNIVEAVRHMRVIQGTIRELKDKTEEELWAVARREEAPLELVKETAKQGRLPVVNFAAGGVATPADAALMMQLGSDGVFVGSGIFKSENPEIVAKAIVQATAHYTDPELIAQVSTNLGKAMPGLEISTIPENQKLQKRGW from the coding sequence ATGTTGCATGGAACTGAGGTTATTAAGAAGGGTTTTGCTAAGATGACTAAGGGTGGGGTTATTATGGATGTTGTGAATGCTGAGCAGGCGGGTGTTGCTGAGGATGCTGGTGCTGTGTCTGTTATGGCCCTTGAACGTGTGCCTGCGGATATACGTGCTGCTGGTGGAGTTGCACGTATGGCGGATCCTTCCAAGGTTCAGGAGATCATCGATGCTGTGAGTATTCCTGTTATGGCTAAGGCCCGTATTGGCCACTTCGTTGAGGCTCAGGTGCTCCAGTCCCTGGGTGTTGACATGATCGATGAGAGTGAGGTCTTAACTCCTGCAGATGAAAAACATCACATCGATAAGACACAGTTCACCATACCCTTTGTCTGCGGTGCAAGAAACCTGGGAGAAGCACTACGCCGAATAAACGAAGGAGCCGCCATGATACGAACCAAAGGAGAAGCAGGAACCGGAAACATCGTAGAAGCCGTCAGACACATGCGCGTAATACAAGGAACCATCAGAGAACTAAAAGACAAAACAGAAGAAGAACTCTGGGCCGTAGCAAGACGTGAAGAAGCACCACTCGAACTCGTCAAAGAAACAGCCAAACAAGGAAGACTACCAGTTGTCAACTTCGCAGCAGGAGGCGTAGCCACACCAGCAGACGCAGCACTCATGATGCAACTCGGATCAGACGGAGTATTCGTAGGAAGCGGAATATTCAAATCAGAAAACCCAGAAATAGTAGCAAAAGCAATAGTACAAGCCACAGCACACTACACAGACCCAGAACTAATCGCACAAGTCTCAACCAACCTCGGAAAAGCAATGCCAGGACTCGAAATCAGCACAATACCAGAAAACCAAAAACTACAAAAAAGAGGATGGTAA
- a CDS encoding P-II family nitrogen regulator: protein MGQGSKNILVVGPPDSGKQTAVEGIDSKNSNILSASYGRAIINNQKNYLFSFKGEEGFKSLEDVLLSFENGQCADGIIILIDNSRGVMETDYEVRDMILSMNIPHVVFSNKQDLNNASLNGDLEGSMIIPTIATEGIGVQDGFRLLLKLIEQKENHVNVKKSEYTYRKVFNSKKVHNRFRDAEKLEKLKDILEESENHDICKLRMFMHPIELEGMVKTLENHGFSNMTVVETKYVDNQNTSMETYRCSQYDVQLKVKTEIIMILKKDDVQYVLKAVRSIKSDDIDDKILITPIERVLRVRTLEEGEEAID from the coding sequence ATGGGGCAAGGCAGTAAAAACATACTAGTAGTAGGACCTCCAGATTCAGGCAAACAAACAGCAGTTGAAGGGATTGACAGTAAAAATTCAAATATTTTAAGTGCTTCCTACGGAAGGGCAATCATAAACAACCAGAAGAATTATCTCTTCAGTTTTAAAGGGGAAGAGGGGTTTAAATCCCTCGAAGATGTTCTCTTATCCTTTGAGAATGGACAGTGTGCAGACGGTATAATCATTTTGATTGATAACTCCAGGGGTGTGATGGAAACAGACTATGAAGTAAGGGACATGATCCTTTCAATGAACATCCCCCATGTTGTATTCTCAAACAAACAGGACTTGAATAATGCATCGTTGAATGGAGATTTAGAAGGTTCCATGATCATTCCCACCATTGCAACAGAGGGAATAGGTGTACAGGATGGTTTCAGGTTACTTTTGAAGTTAATAGAACAAAAGGAAAATCATGTAAATGTTAAAAAATCTGAGTACACGTACAGGAAGGTTTTCAACTCTAAAAAAGTGCACAACAGATTCAGAGACGCTGAAAAACTTGAGAAACTCAAGGACATCCTTGAGGAATCCGAAAACCATGATATCTGCAAGCTGAGAATGTTCATGCACCCAATAGAACTTGAAGGAATGGTTAAAACCCTTGAAAATCATGGTTTTTCCAACATGACAGTTGTTGAAACCAAGTACGTTGATAACCAGAATACTTCAATGGAGACCTACAGATGCAGCCAGTACGATGTCCAGCTGAAGGTGAAGACCGAGATCATCATGATACTAAAAAAGGACGATGTTCAGTACGTTTTGAAGGCAGTCAGATCAATTAAAAGTGATGATATTGATGATAAAATTCTTATAACACCTATAGAAAGAGTTTTAAGAGTTAGAACCTTGGAAGAGGGAGAAGAAGCCATAGATTAA
- a CDS encoding DUF763 domain-containing protein → MQSRSGVANLPLHGGRAPKWLFNRMVKLTGSIVDVLLYEYDADEFLRRLSNPYWFQAFSCVLGFDWHSSGTTTTTCGALKMAIDPEKHGIMVAGGKGRASRKTPADIENAGEIFSLPTGRVEEMVTASRLSAKIDNSCIQDGYGLYHHSFILTEKGKWAVVQQGMNPETRYARRYHWLSEGVKEFVEEPHRGICCDKPESETLDMTAHESSETRDMSVDLICDNPEHLKKYFKDRTPLKEKSQMSLDSYFSEFKMPRHHPVLDMDLSDREFEVLKNAWELQPENYQELISLGGMGPKKIRALALISDLVYGSEPSWKDPVKYSFTHGGKDGFPYPVDREVYDHSIWTLKEALNQAKIEEKEKYHAVKRLESLIQNE, encoded by the coding sequence ATGCAGTCAAGAAGTGGAGTTGCAAACCTTCCCCTTCATGGGGGACGTGCACCTAAATGGCTTTTTAACCGAATGGTTAAGCTCACAGGGAGCATTGTAGATGTACTGCTCTACGAGTACGATGCCGATGAATTTTTAAGAAGACTTTCAAATCCCTACTGGTTTCAGGCATTCTCCTGCGTCCTGGGATTTGACTGGCACTCCTCAGGAACCACAACAACAACATGTGGTGCCCTTAAAATGGCAATCGATCCTGAAAAACATGGAATAATGGTTGCAGGTGGAAAGGGGAGGGCATCCAGAAAAACACCAGCAGACATAGAAAATGCAGGGGAGATCTTCTCACTACCCACGGGCAGGGTGGAGGAAATGGTCACAGCAAGCAGGTTATCAGCTAAAATAGACAACTCCTGCATCCAGGACGGCTACGGACTCTACCACCACTCATTCATCCTAACTGAGAAGGGAAAATGGGCAGTTGTACAGCAGGGAATGAACCCTGAAACACGCTATGCAAGGCGTTACCACTGGCTTTCTGAGGGAGTGAAGGAATTCGTGGAAGAACCACACAGGGGGATATGTTGCGACAAACCAGAATCAGAAACACTTGACATGACAGCCCATGAAAGCAGTGAAACAAGGGATATGAGTGTTGATCTTATCTGCGACAACCCAGAACACCTGAAAAAATACTTCAAGGACAGAACACCCCTTAAGGAGAAGTCTCAGATGAGCCTGGATTCATACTTCTCTGAATTCAAGATGCCGCGCCACCATCCAGTTCTGGATATGGACTTATCAGACCGGGAATTTGAGGTCTTAAAGAATGCCTGGGAACTGCAGCCTGAAAACTATCAGGAACTGATTTCACTTGGGGGAATGGGACCCAAGAAGATACGCGCACTTGCACTGATATCTGACCTTGTTTACGGATCTGAGCCAAGCTGGAAGGACCCTGTGAAGTACAGCTTCACACATGGAGGAAAGGACGGCTTCCCTTACCCAGTTGACAGGGAGGTTTACGACCACTCAATCTGGACCCTTAAAGAGGCCCTGAACCAGGCCAAAATTGAGGAGAAAGAGAAGTACCATGCTGTTAAACGGTTGGAATCCTTGATTCAGAATGAATAA